Proteins from a genomic interval of Syngnathoides biaculeatus isolate LvHL_M chromosome 23, ASM1980259v1, whole genome shotgun sequence:
- the il17a/f3 gene encoding interleukin 17a/f3 — MVTNSAPNIANMSLSPWTYTESCVASRLPRVLSDARCLTSACLSHPSGGEDATLEVQPIKSQVLVLHRVQNKRPNTRRRKKFRLEVQTITVGCTCIRRSV; from the exons ATGGTCACCAATTCTGCCCCAAATATTGCCAACATGTCTCTGTCACCCTGGACATACAC CGAGTCCTGCGTGGCGTCTCGTCTCCCTCGAGTGCTCTCCGATGCGCGCTGCCTGACTTCGGCTTGTCTCAGCCACCCAAGTGGAGGCGAGGATGCCACCCTGGAGGTCCAGCCCATCAAGTCCCAGGTCCTAGTTTTGCACAG AGTCCAAAACAAAAGACCAAATaccaggaggaggaagaagttcAGACTGGAAGTGCAGACGATCACAGTGGGCTGTACATGCATAAGGCGcagtgtttaa